From Etheostoma cragini isolate CJK2018 chromosome 14, CSU_Ecrag_1.0, whole genome shotgun sequence, the proteins below share one genomic window:
- the LOC117957207 gene encoding E3 ubiquitin-protein ligase RING2-A-like, translating into MAAPVNIQTPSKTWELSLYELHRSPQEAIMDGTEVAVSPRSLHSELMCPICLDMLKNTMTTKECLHRFCSDCIVTALRSGNKECPTCRKKLVSRRSLRRDSNFDALISKIYPSRDEYEAHQHRVLERLNRLRNSVVLSSSIEEGLRQQARYRNHRVKKPTQESDNTTFSGGEDNGDARSHLSHDSAPSHTPLPPGQTPSEAGPSRKRPRASEDGSGPEADSGSPTPPLRRHKEGPASEIELVFRPHPELVQAEDYNQTRYVKTTANATVDHLSKYLALRIALEDRRTNGETEDRGREEGGEDTGGTAGGGEGSGLSSISEKQYTIYIMTRGGQISVSNGGLELTGPPPPPQQPQQKSPPPQREG; encoded by the exons ATGGCGGCGCCAGTAAACATCCAGACTCCCAGTAAGACCTGGGAGCTGAGTCTGTATGAGCTGCACCGGAGCCCTCAG gAGGCGATCATGGATGGAACGGAGGTGGCGGTGTCCCCTCGCTCTCTGCACAGCGAGCTGATGTGTCCCATCTGCCTGGACATGCTGAAAAACACCATGACAACCAAAGAGTGTCTGCACCGCTTCTGCTCCGACTGTATCGTCACCGCGCTGCGATCCGG GAACAAGGAGTGTCCGACCTGCAGGAAGAAGCTGGTCTCCAGGCGCTCGCTGCGCCGAGACTCCAACTTCGACGCTCTGATCTCGAAGATCTACCCGAGCCGCGACGAGTACGAGGCCCACCAGCACCGCGTCCTCGAGAGACTCAACAGGCTGCGCAACAGCGTGGTGCTGAGCTCCAGCATCGAGGAGGGTCTCCGGCAGCAGGCCCGCTACAG GAACCACCGGGTGAAGAAGCCCACTCAGGAGAGTGACAACACCACCTTCAGTGGGGGGGAGGACAACGGCGATGCCCGCTCCCACCTGTCCCACGACTCGGCCCCCTCGCACACCCCTCTACCCCCCGGGCAGACCCCGTCGGAGGCCGGGCCGAGCCGCAAGCGGCCGCGAGCCTCCGAAGACGGCTCGGGGCCCGAGGCGGACAGCGGCAGCCCCACGCCTCCGCTGAGGCGCCACAAGGAGGGGCCGGCCTCCGAGATCGAGCTGGTGTTCAGACCCCACCCAGAGCTGGTCCAGGCCGAGGACTACAACCAGACCAG GTACGTGAAGACGACCGCCAACGCCACAGTGGACCATCTGTCCAAATACCTCGCTTTGCGCATCGCGCTGGAGGACAGGCGGACCAACGGAGAGAcggaggacagagggagggaggagggaggagaggacaCGGGAGGAACGGCGGGAGGTGGAGAGGGGTCCGGTCTGAGCAGCATCAGTGAGAAACAGTACACCATCTACATCATGACGAGAGGGGGACAGATCTCGGTGAGTAACGGCGGACTAGAGCTGACGGG cccgccgccgccgccacAGCAACCGCAGCAGAAGTCTCCCCCCCCACAGAGGGAGGGATGA